The [Bacillus] selenitireducens MLS10 genome includes a region encoding these proteins:
- a CDS encoding DUF881 domain-containing protein: protein MKITHALLMGLVAVFAGLMIMVQTDSGAMNVSGDTRNLAELRQDLMEQKERRQELYDQIEESKAVLDQLVSEDDVEDLLFHVQESLREDAGFTEMTGEGVIIEIDLHFDETYVGGGVTHIPPYLLRLLINELNIQGARHIAIDRQRIVSSTAIREVEGRTLINGQWISYFPIQIQVLTDRPDDLRYAMLASNARDLFQYENMSFTAEVAEEITLPAYHQLPRIRYMEVVQEE from the coding sequence ATGAAGATAACACATGCCTTGTTGATGGGACTTGTTGCGGTTTTTGCGGGACTGATGATTATGGTTCAAACGGATTCAGGGGCGATGAATGTCAGCGGGGATACCCGGAATCTTGCAGAGTTGAGACAGGATCTGATGGAGCAGAAAGAACGCAGGCAGGAACTTTATGATCAGATAGAAGAGAGCAAAGCTGTTCTTGATCAGCTTGTTTCAGAGGATGATGTGGAAGATCTGTTGTTTCACGTACAAGAATCGTTGAGAGAGGATGCCGGATTCACTGAAATGACAGGTGAAGGAGTCATCATTGAAATCGACCTGCACTTTGATGAAACTTATGTCGGTGGTGGGGTTACTCACATACCGCCATATCTGTTGAGATTATTGATCAACGAACTGAACATTCAGGGAGCAAGGCATATTGCCATAGACAGGCAACGGATTGTTTCGTCAACGGCGATTCGGGAAGTTGAGGGGCGTACCCTGATCAATGGACAATGGATCAGCTATTTTCCAATTCAGATTCAAGTGCTGACAGACCGGCCTGATGATCTCCGTTACGCCATGCTCGCTTCGAATGCCAGAGACTTGTTTCAGTATGAGAATATGAGTTTTACTGCTGAAGTGGCGGAGGAAATTACACTTCCTGCGTATCATCAGCTGCCACGGATCAGATATATGGAAGTGGTTCAGGAGGAATAG
- a CDS encoding small basic family protein: protein MWLPILGLFIGILIGFLVNLQMTVPDASYLAVAILAAGDSLMGGIKAQLKQDFDERIFLTGFVTNLILALTLAFLGVHLSVDLYIAVAVVFILRMFKNMGTIRRHFLGHRKTGSEE from the coding sequence ATGTGGCTCCCCATCTTGGGATTGTTTATCGGTATATTAATTGGTTTTCTTGTGAATCTGCAAATGACAGTGCCGGATGCCAGTTATCTTGCAGTAGCCATTTTGGCGGCAGGGGACTCCCTGATGGGAGGAATAAAAGCGCAGCTGAAACAGGATTTTGATGAACGTATTTTTTTAACAGGTTTTGTAACAAATTTGATTTTAGCCTTGACTTTGGCTTTTCTCGGTGTTCATCTTAGTGTAGACTTGTATATAGCGGTTGCCGTAGTGTTTATTTTGCGTATGTTTAAGAATATGGGAACGATCCGCAGACATTTTCTTGGACACAGGAAGACAGGTTCTGAAGAATGA
- the murB gene encoding UDP-N-acetylmuramate dehydrogenase, producing the protein MRTITLPNTLRGKITYDEMTGKYSTWRIGGKADVMYEPSDVEDVTNLLAYLRAEKIPYFILGKGSNLMFPDEGIRGVVIKMADALTNLTEEGNTVTVGAGYSLVKLAAKMSRNGLSGLEFAAGIPATVGGAVFMNAGAHGGEMADVISRIHVLRPDGTDAWFEGESLQFSYRHSFLQDEELICLEAELTLQSGDSEDISSVLEKNKQYRKDTQPYGEPSCGSVFKNPRPLFAAKLIEDAGLKGKRFGGVKVSEKHANFIVNDQQGTAEDVLNLMVYIQKKIEQTAMVTLEPEVQVVRPDCSTVSAAEALRIFRKH; encoded by the coding sequence ATGAGAACCATTACACTTCCGAATACACTTCGAGGTAAAATCACTTACGATGAAATGACTGGGAAGTATTCAACCTGGAGAATCGGGGGAAAAGCAGATGTGATGTACGAACCGTCTGATGTGGAGGATGTGACGAATCTTCTCGCATACCTCAGAGCTGAGAAGATCCCTTATTTCATTTTAGGGAAAGGTTCGAATCTGATGTTCCCGGATGAGGGCATTCGCGGAGTGGTCATCAAGATGGCCGATGCCCTGACGAATTTGACTGAAGAAGGGAATACTGTAACCGTTGGAGCCGGGTATTCACTTGTAAAACTCGCAGCTAAAATGAGCAGAAACGGGTTAAGCGGCCTGGAATTTGCAGCGGGTATTCCTGCAACTGTCGGCGGAGCTGTATTCATGAATGCCGGTGCACATGGCGGAGAGATGGCGGATGTAATCTCAAGGATTCACGTTTTGAGACCGGACGGAACGGACGCGTGGTTTGAGGGTGAGAGCTTGCAGTTTTCTTACCGGCACTCTTTTTTGCAGGATGAAGAACTGATTTGTCTGGAGGCTGAACTGACGCTTCAAAGTGGTGACAGTGAGGACATTTCGAGTGTGCTTGAGAAGAACAAGCAGTACCGCAAAGACACGCAACCATATGGTGAGCCATCCTGTGGCAGCGTGTTCAAAAATCCGAGACCGCTTTTCGCAGCAAAATTAATCGAAGACGCCGGTTTAAAGGGGAAGCGCTTTGGCGGTGTGAAGGTCTCTGAAAAGCACGCCAATTTCATCGTTAATGATCAGCAAGGCACCGCTGAAGATGTCCTGAATCTGATGGTTTACATTCAAAAAAAGATCGAGCAGACAGCGATGGTAACGCTCGAGCCTGAAGTGCAAGTGGTTCGTCCTGACTGCTCAACGGTATCTGCTGCTGAGGCGCTTAGAATTTTCCGCAAACATTGA
- a CDS encoding cell division protein SepF: MTLKSKFKRFFELEDEYEERTIEKEVSYDPESAAADDWDQSSKKDKRNVVSLSSVQSQAKVILEEPHTYDEVQEIADHLKNRRAVVINLQRLPHDQAKRVVDFLSGTVYAIGGNIQKLGHNIFLCAPDNVDVTGNISEMLRD, from the coding sequence ATGACCTTAAAAAGCAAGTTTAAACGTTTTTTTGAACTTGAAGATGAATATGAAGAACGGACGATCGAAAAAGAAGTGTCTTATGACCCCGAGAGTGCGGCTGCGGATGACTGGGATCAAAGCAGCAAAAAGGACAAACGGAATGTTGTCAGTCTGAGCAGTGTGCAAAGTCAGGCAAAAGTGATACTGGAGGAACCGCACACGTACGATGAAGTCCAGGAAATTGCGGATCATCTGAAGAACAGGCGTGCGGTTGTCATCAACCTCCAGCGCTTGCCTCATGATCAGGCAAAGCGGGTTGTCGATTTTCTCAGCGGCACAGTTTATGCCATCGGTGGCAATATACAAAAACTCGGCCACAATATTTTTCTTTGTGCGCCGGATAATGTCGATGTAACAGGCAATATTTCTGAAATGCTTCGTGACTGA
- a CDS encoding YggT family protein, with amino-acid sequence MQMIGGVIIQIMTIYMFICFIYIIMSWIPNARESNFGQMIGRIVEPYFAPFRSIIPPIGMIDISPLIAIFALNFAIRGVSFLFSM; translated from the coding sequence ATGCAAATGATTGGCGGCGTGATTATTCAAATCATGACCATTTATATGTTTATCTGTTTTATTTATATCATCATGTCCTGGATTCCAAATGCACGTGAATCCAATTTTGGACAAATGATCGGGAGGATCGTGGAACCCTATTTTGCTCCGTTCCGTTCGATTATTCCTCCGATCGGAATGATTGACATTTCACCTTTGATAGCGATTTTTGCATTGAACTTTGCAATTCGCGGTGTCAGCTTTTTGTTCAGCATGTAA
- the murG gene encoding undecaprenyldiphospho-muramoylpentapeptide beta-N-acetylglucosaminyltransferase, producing the protein MRIVVTGGGTGGHIYPALALIRHINREHDQSDVLYIGTDSGMEATIVPREQIPFKTVNISGFKRKLSLDNVKTVFRFLKAVRTAKQHLRTFKPDVVIGTGGYVCGPVVYAAAKLGIPTVIHEQNSVPGLTNRFLARYVDKIITSFPVLGDSFPEEKTEMLGNPRASEVVYHVEQDSAGYAAESGLDPAKPTILAVGGSRGARPVNEAVTALIPLMANSMYQLIFVTGESHYEEAVQALHHANMSDRVHVVPYVHDMPAVLKEVDLVIARAGATTMAEITGLGLPSVLIPSPYVTNNHQEKNARLLEEKGASRVILERDLSGQVLFDTLTEILSNQEQILRMKDAAASIGRPEAARHITKLIEGLILDQKKG; encoded by the coding sequence ATGAGAATAGTCGTTACAGGTGGCGGTACAGGAGGGCATATTTATCCCGCTCTTGCACTGATTCGGCATATCAATAGGGAACATGATCAGTCAGATGTTTTATACATCGGTACGGACAGCGGTATGGAAGCCACTATTGTTCCAAGAGAGCAGATCCCATTCAAAACCGTTAATATCAGCGGATTTAAACGGAAACTGTCATTGGATAATGTGAAAACCGTCTTCAGGTTCTTAAAAGCAGTTCGTACTGCTAAACAGCATCTGCGGACGTTCAAACCGGATGTGGTCATCGGAACAGGTGGCTATGTTTGCGGTCCTGTCGTCTATGCTGCGGCAAAACTTGGTATACCGACTGTGATTCACGAACAAAATAGCGTACCGGGTTTAACGAACCGGTTTCTAGCCCGCTACGTGGATAAAATCATTACGTCATTTCCGGTCTTAGGTGATTCGTTTCCTGAAGAAAAAACGGAAATGCTGGGAAACCCGAGGGCGTCAGAGGTCGTATATCACGTAGAGCAAGACTCGGCAGGTTATGCGGCCGAATCAGGACTCGATCCGGCAAAGCCGACGATCCTTGCGGTAGGAGGCAGCCGTGGAGCGAGGCCCGTTAATGAAGCTGTTACAGCTCTGATTCCTCTGATGGCGAATTCGATGTATCAGTTGATTTTCGTCACGGGAGAATCGCATTATGAGGAAGCTGTGCAGGCACTGCATCATGCGAACATGAGCGACAGGGTCCACGTCGTTCCTTATGTACATGACATGCCGGCGGTTTTAAAAGAGGTTGATTTGGTCATCGCCCGTGCAGGGGCGACCACGATGGCTGAAATCACCGGTCTTGGTTTACCATCCGTATTAATACCGAGTCCATATGTAACGAATAATCATCAGGAAAAAAATGCCCGCCTATTGGAAGAGAAAGGGGCATCCCGGGTTATTCTCGAAAGGGATCTGTCCGGGCAGGTACTGTTTGACACACTGACAGAGATCTTATCAAACCAAGAACAGATCTTAAGGATGAAAGATGCGGCCGCATCAATTGGACGCCCTGAAGCTGCGAGACATATAACCAAATTGATAGAGGGTTTGATTCTGGATCAAAAGAAAGGATAG
- the ftsA gene encoding cell division protein FtsA codes for MLVTQSTYVTLDIGSSSVRVMVGEVRRDSVNMIGVGEAKSRGIKKGAIVDIDETVNSIKEAVEKAERMINASINHVVVGITGNHIQMQRCHGVVAVSSEDREIGDEDVNRVMDTAQVVSIPPDREIIGLVPKQFILDSRDEIKDPRGMIGVRLEMEGTLITGSKSTILNMLRCVERAGLEIADILLQPLAAGDVALSEDEKALGVALVDLGGGSTTVTVFDQGDLVGTRQIPVGGDHITNDISVGFKTSKEEADLVKLNNGHAYVPTASDEEDDSFEVSKIGSREQQLFTQWQLANIIEPRLAETFELVDKEIKRMGYDELPGGFVLIGGSAKIPGIMELAEEIFDQNVRIAIPDYIGVREPYFTNGIGLMLFAHKHMRIQGKDLSAKLSQPGHQEQQGSKQVKREQVKKETPARNQSGGKGSVKDKVSNMFKSFFE; via the coding sequence ATGTTGGTCACACAGTCAACGTATGTAACCCTAGATATCGGTTCTTCGAGTGTCAGGGTTATGGTGGGTGAAGTTCGACGAGATTCGGTGAACATGATCGGCGTCGGGGAGGCAAAATCAAGAGGCATAAAAAAAGGGGCCATTGTCGATATTGATGAGACAGTGAACTCCATAAAAGAAGCTGTGGAAAAAGCGGAACGAATGATCAATGCGAGCATCAATCATGTCGTGGTCGGGATTACCGGTAACCATATTCAAATGCAGCGGTGTCACGGAGTTGTAGCTGTATCGAGTGAAGACAGGGAGATCGGTGACGAAGATGTGAACCGTGTCATGGATACAGCCCAGGTCGTTTCCATTCCACCTGATCGTGAAATCATCGGACTGGTGCCGAAACAGTTTATACTGGATTCAAGAGATGAAATCAAAGACCCGCGTGGCATGATAGGCGTTCGCCTTGAAATGGAAGGGACTTTAATTACCGGTTCAAAATCCACGATATTGAATATGCTTCGCTGTGTGGAACGGGCGGGCCTCGAAATTGCAGATATTCTCCTTCAGCCACTTGCGGCCGGAGATGTAGCCCTTTCTGAAGACGAGAAGGCACTTGGTGTCGCGCTCGTTGACTTAGGAGGAGGCTCCACCACGGTTACCGTTTTCGATCAAGGCGATCTTGTCGGGACAAGACAGATCCCTGTTGGCGGTGATCACATCACCAATGATATTTCCGTTGGTTTTAAGACATCAAAAGAAGAAGCGGATCTTGTGAAGCTGAACAATGGACATGCCTATGTTCCGACGGCTTCTGATGAAGAGGATGACAGCTTTGAGGTTTCAAAGATCGGAAGCCGGGAGCAACAATTGTTTACACAATGGCAATTGGCTAATATCATTGAACCAAGGCTTGCCGAAACGTTCGAGCTTGTTGATAAAGAAATTAAGCGTATGGGATATGATGAACTTCCTGGCGGATTTGTACTGATTGGCGGTTCTGCTAAAATTCCTGGAATTATGGAGCTTGCAGAAGAGATATTTGATCAGAATGTCCGTATAGCCATCCCTGATTACATAGGTGTCAGAGAACCGTACTTCACCAATGGCATCGGCCTTATGCTTTTTGCACATAAACATATGCGTATCCAGGGAAAGGACTTGTCAGCAAAACTGAGTCAGCCCGGTCATCAGGAGCAACAGGGCAGTAAACAGGTGAAGCGTGAACAGGTAAAGAAAGAGACACCGGCCAGAAATCAGTCCGGGGGCAAAGGCAGTGTGAAAGATAAAGTAAGCAATATGTTTAAATCATTTTTCGAATAG
- a CDS encoding DUF881 domain-containing protein, whose product MKLKSKHIILTFVLFVTGLLLSVSFQLVQDGVFSQETINEADLSLEEGLQREILEEQEANLILQDELSEIQAEISAVEEELGDQEITLFNVIEDVDRLRMFNGTVPVKGPGLTVTLTDADFIPGEDNPNHYIVHEYHIQKVVDELLVAGAEAVSVNGQRLSHDSYIQCVGPVIEVDGHVSFAPFEISVIGDSETLLESLKLPGGVMDSLLDDQIQVRTQMESEITIRPRYEQGETS is encoded by the coding sequence TTGAAATTGAAGAGTAAACATATCATCTTAACATTTGTTTTATTCGTAACCGGGCTGTTGCTTTCTGTCAGTTTTCAGCTTGTTCAGGATGGCGTGTTTTCTCAGGAAACAATCAATGAAGCAGATTTAAGTCTGGAAGAGGGGTTGCAACGAGAAATTCTCGAAGAGCAAGAAGCAAATCTCATTCTTCAGGATGAACTTTCGGAGATCCAGGCTGAAATCAGTGCAGTTGAGGAGGAACTTGGTGATCAGGAGATCACACTATTCAACGTGATCGAAGATGTCGATCGATTGAGAATGTTTAACGGAACTGTACCGGTAAAAGGGCCGGGATTGACTGTGACATTGACGGATGCAGACTTTATACCCGGAGAAGATAATCCAAATCATTACATTGTTCATGAATACCATATTCAAAAAGTCGTGGATGAGCTTCTCGTTGCAGGAGCCGAAGCGGTATCCGTCAATGGGCAGAGACTCTCCCATGATTCATATATTCAGTGTGTCGGTCCGGTTATTGAAGTCGATGGTCACGTCTCATTTGCTCCTTTTGAAATCAGTGTCATTGGAGACAGTGAAACGCTTCTTGAGTCACTGAAATTACCAGGTGGAGTGATGGACTCACTGCTTGACGATCAAATTCAGGTTCGAACGCAAATGGAATCTGAAATCACCATCAGACCCCGTTATGAACAGGGGGAAACGTCATGA
- a CDS encoding cell division protein FtsQ/DivIB — MADGKVIDIEQKVPDFREQRRRKSRRRLVLYISILAFFLLFVYYFQSDYSTVGHVDVYGTDMVDEKWVVESSGLTDGVSMWSYPFHEAVEELMEHPVIVSVEAERNWPRSITLYVDEYRTVGYLRSAENGAFYPLLNDGSILNQEEFQGSHVDEPLISGMDAHSELGRLAHELDELDEMVTRRISEVVHEPDQGEHHLTLYTTDGFTVYTEINDFASNMTAYPAVAIQLNPEEEGILHMRMTPYFEREGQEEEEIEIEE, encoded by the coding sequence ATGGCTGACGGCAAAGTCATAGATATCGAACAGAAAGTGCCTGACTTCCGTGAACAGCGCAGACGAAAAAGCCGCAGGAGGCTTGTCCTTTATATCTCCATTCTCGCATTCTTTCTCCTGTTTGTTTATTATTTTCAAAGTGATTACAGTACGGTTGGACATGTTGATGTTTATGGGACAGATATGGTGGATGAGAAATGGGTGGTTGAGTCATCGGGATTAACAGATGGGGTTTCAATGTGGTCCTACCCCTTCCATGAGGCTGTTGAGGAGCTGATGGAACATCCTGTTATCGTGTCTGTTGAAGCAGAAAGGAATTGGCCCCGTTCGATTACCCTATATGTGGATGAATACAGAACGGTGGGTTATCTTCGATCCGCTGAAAACGGTGCTTTTTATCCGCTATTAAACGACGGATCGATATTGAATCAGGAAGAGTTTCAGGGTTCGCACGTGGATGAACCATTAATCAGTGGTATGGATGCCCATTCAGAACTTGGCAGACTCGCGCATGAACTTGACGAGTTGGATGAGATGGTGACAAGAAGGATATCGGAAGTTGTCCACGAACCGGATCAGGGTGAACATCATCTGACGCTGTATACAACGGATGGATTCACTGTTTATACGGAAATCAATGATTTCGCTTCGAATATGACCGCTTATCCGGCTGTAGCGATTCAATTGAACCCGGAAGAGGAAGGCATTCTGCACATGAGAATGACTCCATATTTCGAAAGGGAAGGTCAGGAGGAAGAAGAAATTGAAATTGAAGAGTAA
- the ftsZ gene encoding cell division protein FtsZ yields the protein MLEFEMDTDQLATIKVIGVGGGGSNAVNRMIENGLQGVEFIAVNTDAQALQLSKAEHKLQLGGKLTRGLGAGANPDIGKKAAEESRDQLEEYLTGADMVFITAGMGGGTGTGAAPVIAEIAKEAGALTVGVVTKPFTFEGRRRMNQAQTGISDLKEKVDTLIVIPNDRLMEIVDKNTPMIEAFREADNVLRQGVQGISDLIAVPGLINLDFADVKTIMSEKGSALMGIGIATGESRAAEAAKKAISSPLLETSVDGAQGVLMNITGGTNLSLFEVHEAAEIVSSASDEEVNMIFGSVINDNLKDEIIVTVIATGFDEASQQKAQPKRSKPNAQKSGRQEQKDQPQQKAAEVEETSQEEIDTLDIPTFLRNRRQR from the coding sequence ATGTTAGAGTTTGAAATGGATACAGACCAGTTGGCCACGATAAAAGTTATTGGTGTCGGCGGCGGAGGCAGCAATGCCGTAAACCGAATGATAGAAAATGGGCTGCAGGGTGTTGAATTTATTGCGGTCAATACAGATGCACAGGCACTTCAGCTTTCAAAAGCGGAGCACAAATTACAGCTTGGAGGAAAGTTGACCCGGGGACTCGGTGCGGGTGCCAACCCTGATATCGGCAAAAAAGCAGCGGAAGAAAGCCGGGATCAGCTTGAAGAGTATCTGACGGGCGCGGATATGGTGTTTATTACGGCAGGAATGGGCGGCGGAACCGGCACCGGAGCAGCTCCGGTTATTGCAGAGATAGCCAAAGAAGCCGGTGCACTGACTGTCGGTGTCGTGACGAAACCTTTCACTTTTGAGGGGCGCCGACGGATGAATCAGGCGCAAACAGGTATCAGCGATTTAAAGGAAAAAGTGGATACACTGATCGTCATTCCGAATGACCGTCTGATGGAAATTGTGGACAAAAACACACCGATGATTGAAGCCTTCCGTGAGGCGGACAACGTACTGCGTCAGGGTGTACAGGGGATTTCGGATCTGATTGCAGTTCCTGGACTGATTAACCTTGATTTTGCAGATGTGAAGACGATCATGAGTGAAAAAGGATCCGCTCTGATGGGCATCGGGATTGCCACGGGCGAAAGCCGGGCTGCAGAAGCAGCGAAGAAAGCGATCTCTTCACCACTCCTTGAAACGAGTGTCGATGGTGCACAGGGTGTGTTGATGAACATTACCGGCGGTACGAATTTAAGTCTGTTTGAAGTGCATGAAGCGGCAGAGATTGTGTCATCTGCGTCAGACGAAGAGGTCAATATGATTTTCGGTTCAGTGATTAACGACAACCTGAAAGATGAAATTATTGTCACGGTCATTGCGACGGGCTTTGATGAGGCATCACAGCAAAAAGCTCAGCCGAAACGTTCAAAACCAAATGCACAAAAATCAGGCAGACAGGAACAAAAGGATCAGCCGCAGCAAAAAGCTGCCGAAGTGGAAGAAACGAGTCAGGAAGAAATCGACACACTCGATATTCCGACGTTTTTACGCAACCGAAGACAACGATAA
- the murD gene encoding UDP-N-acetylmuramoyl-L-alanine--D-glutamate ligase, giving the protein MKQSIYKNQNILVLGLAKSGTEATKILLRLGARVTVNDRTPIEDNEQAKQLQDEGAEVVCGSHPETLVHEGLDLLVKNPGIPYDHPLIKKALHMRIPVITEVEIAGEIAACDMIGITGSNGKTTTTTMTASMLENSPKNPKAAGNIGEVASKVADASLPEDILVVELSSFQLQGTNRFKPHIAVFLNLIEAHLDYHGTMDDYAQAKARIFRNQSKDDVLIYNADDPLVSSLAEQADSTCIPFSTQRIVDGGSYIKDGDIVVLGEVLMRRDDFSLPGDYNLSNGLAAATAAMKAGADPEQVRHVLASFEGVKHRLQYVDTVNGVRYFNNSKATNVPATVKALEAFPGERIILIAGGLDRKLSFDDLYAPMGQSVKGLVTYGETADKLAEAGRSAGVETILKTTTLEEAVRKAEEISEESDIILLSPACASWDQFRTFEERGDTFIEAVARLKEDKL; this is encoded by the coding sequence ATGAAACAGTCAATTTATAAAAATCAGAATATACTCGTGCTGGGTCTTGCGAAAAGCGGCACTGAAGCAACAAAAATCCTTCTCAGACTCGGGGCACGAGTGACGGTAAATGACCGGACGCCGATCGAGGATAATGAACAGGCAAAACAGCTTCAGGATGAGGGGGCAGAGGTTGTGTGCGGATCGCATCCGGAAACGCTGGTTCATGAGGGACTGGATCTGCTTGTGAAAAATCCGGGGATTCCTTATGATCACCCACTCATCAAGAAGGCTTTGCACATGCGGATCCCTGTTATTACCGAGGTCGAAATCGCAGGGGAAATTGCCGCCTGTGACATGATCGGAATTACGGGGTCCAACGGCAAAACAACCACAACGACAATGACGGCATCAATGCTTGAAAACAGCCCGAAAAATCCCAAAGCAGCCGGGAATATCGGTGAGGTCGCCAGTAAAGTCGCCGATGCATCGCTTCCTGAGGATATCCTTGTTGTGGAACTGTCAAGCTTTCAGCTGCAGGGAACGAACCGATTTAAGCCCCATATAGCCGTTTTTCTTAATTTAATTGAGGCACATCTCGATTATCACGGGACGATGGATGACTACGCCCAGGCAAAAGCCCGTATTTTCCGAAACCAATCGAAAGATGATGTGCTGATCTACAATGCGGATGACCCACTGGTCTCCTCCCTTGCAGAACAGGCGGATTCGACTTGCATTCCGTTTTCGACACAGCGAATCGTTGATGGCGGCTCCTATATCAAAGATGGTGACATAGTCGTTTTGGGTGAAGTGTTGATGCGTCGCGATGACTTTTCATTACCGGGAGATTACAATTTGTCAAATGGCCTCGCTGCAGCCACCGCTGCGATGAAGGCGGGAGCGGATCCTGAACAGGTCCGTCATGTCCTCGCGAGTTTTGAGGGGGTCAAACACCGCTTGCAGTATGTGGATACTGTGAACGGTGTCCGGTATTTTAATAACTCGAAGGCGACGAACGTTCCTGCAACGGTCAAGGCATTAGAAGCGTTTCCTGGAGAGCGGATTATTCTGATCGCCGGAGGATTGGACAGAAAATTGAGCTTTGATGATCTTTATGCCCCAATGGGACAATCGGTAAAAGGACTCGTGACGTATGGTGAGACAGCTGATAAACTTGCTGAAGCAGGGAGATCTGCCGGTGTTGAAACCATCTTGAAAACAACGACACTCGAAGAGGCCGTTCGGAAGGCTGAAGAAATAAGTGAAGAGTCCGACATCATCCTTCTTTCACCGGCGTGTGCATCATGGGATCAGTTTCGCACATTCGAAGAACGGGGAGACACGTTTATTGAAGCGGTCGCCAGATTGAAGGAGGATAAGTTATGA
- a CDS encoding YggS family pyridoxal phosphate-dependent enzyme codes for MTVSKQLADVKAKIKKACERSGRQEQDVHIIAVTKYVTTERAIEAVDAGVRHVGENRVEDYREKYDEIGTRAEWHFIGSLQSKKVKKMINEFDYLHSLDRLSLAKELDKRAEGKKVKCFVQVNVSGESSKAGISPSEVLPFIKELEQYQALEVSGLMTMAPLTENESELRHVFSELRKLRDLIQAESLPHAPCKELSMGMSNDYEIAVEEGATFVRIGSALVGSE; via the coding sequence GTGACGGTCAGTAAACAACTAGCGGATGTGAAAGCAAAAATAAAAAAAGCCTGTGAACGCTCAGGCCGACAGGAACAGGATGTTCACATTATTGCTGTGACAAAGTATGTGACCACTGAACGTGCTATTGAAGCTGTGGATGCAGGAGTTCGGCATGTGGGAGAGAACCGGGTCGAAGATTATCGTGAAAAATATGACGAAATCGGAACGCGTGCCGAATGGCATTTTATCGGTTCCCTTCAGTCTAAGAAAGTAAAGAAAATGATCAACGAGTTTGATTATCTGCACTCCCTCGACCGCTTATCCCTTGCGAAAGAGTTGGACAAACGTGCAGAAGGGAAAAAAGTGAAGTGCTTTGTTCAGGTGAACGTATCAGGAGAATCATCAAAAGCCGGCATTTCGCCTTCAGAAGTCCTGCCGTTTATCAAGGAGCTCGAACAGTATCAGGCCTTAGAAGTTTCGGGCCTGATGACGATGGCACCGCTTACGGAGAACGAGAGCGAACTGCGACATGTTTTTTCTGAGTTGAGGAAATTGAGGGATTTGATCCAGGCGGAGTCGCTGCCCCATGCACCTTGTAAGGAGCTGTCGATGGGCATGTCGAATGATTACGAGATCGCAGTGGAAGAAGGGGCGACATTTGTCCGGATTGGATCAGCACTTGTCGGGTCTGAGTAA
- a CDS encoding DivIVA domain-containing protein, whose amino-acid sequence MALTPLDIHNKEFTRGFRGYDEDEVNEFLDQVIKDYEMVIREKKELLERVHELDEKLKHFSSIETTLNKSILVAQETAEEVKRNADKEAKLIIKEAEKNADRIINESLAKSRKISLEIEELKKQSSVYRMRFKMLLEAQLEMLNHDDWEELHASLDEEASNQES is encoded by the coding sequence ATGGCACTAACACCGTTGGATATTCATAACAAAGAATTTACCCGGGGATTCAGAGGGTACGATGAAGATGAAGTCAATGAATTTCTGGACCAGGTCATCAAAGATTATGAAATGGTGATCAGAGAGAAGAAAGAATTGCTCGAACGCGTACATGAACTTGATGAAAAGCTGAAACATTTTTCGAGCATTGAAACAACATTGAACAAGTCGATTCTTGTGGCACAGGAAACTGCGGAAGAAGTGAAACGTAACGCCGATAAAGAAGCCAAACTCATCATCAAAGAAGCGGAAAAGAATGCGGACAGAATCATCAATGAGTCATTGGCCAAGTCCAGAAAAATTTCTCTGGAAATCGAAGAGCTCAAAAAGCAGTCATCAGTCTATCGCATGCGCTTCAAGATGCTTCTTGAAGCACAGCTCGAGATGCTGAACCATGATGATTGGGAAGAGCTTCATGCTTCTTTGGATGAGGAAGCATCCAATCAGGAATCCTGA